Below is a window of Xiphophorus couchianus chromosome 1, X_couchianus-1.0, whole genome shotgun sequence DNA.
ttgttaactATAACTAAACTATCTCAGTGATGGGATGAAACTAGATGGAAATGTTAGCGGTGGTCTGTCAGAAACTaacaacatgcaaactccatgcagaaagatcccgggccgggaatcgaacccaggaccttcttgctgcaaggcagcagtgctatCAAGGCAACGCCATTGTGCAAAGAAACGATATTTGCTTAAAGAACAcgctcagagcagtaattaagcacAATGGTAATTAAGCACTTAATCACAtacattttactattttaaaacacCTTTCTCTGTAAATTTGTTCTACACAAAACTCCTGACTGAGCAGACTGAGCTTCTGCTGGCTCAGATTAAAAAAGGGTTTTTAGGgcaaccctaaccctaaaaaaaccacaacaaaaaatatctcCTATTAATCTCCTAcaaatgattaatcagttaatcaaaaaaGAAGTTAACAGATCAGCCGTTCACTGTTAAGTCAGTCAGTAAAGGGTCAGcctttcacatgttgatgtttaaaatattttttgctgcatATGCATCCACtaatattgtttcattttacgcaatgaaatgttttattttcttatttaaaaagggaattGAATTACTCActtgcatcttttaatatatttctaaatgtataaaaaggctAAAGTGgttaaaatctgcagaatgtggacAATTAATTGACAAAATAATTGACAGAACAATTGATTAGCAACGGTGAGTTGCTTCGCTGGTGACAGTTAGCCATCCGTCCTCTCACCAGTTGCTCTTGTCTCTTTGCAGCTTCAGCAGCGCTGTTGCTGGCCAGAGTCTGTAAAAATCCTTTTTGGggctgacaggaagtgatgcgttAAAAGGCCCCAGCCTCGGCCTGAAGGCAGCGAGCTGACTCCTCTCCTGCTGCCatgctgctgacctctgaccctgtgACCAGAGGACCCTCCACTCTGTCCCGTCAGAACCAACTCCAGTGCCTTGTGACAGGAAGTGTCTGTAACCCTTAGCCCCTCCCCCACCcgtttctcctctttttttcttccacagacCTCCAAATCGAAGCTAACCCGCTAAACTGCACTTGCTGGATGCGACATCAGGCGGCAGGTCTGACCCGAAGCGGGTTTGTGGGATCCGAGCCGAGGTCAGAGCCCAGCTGCTCTTCCAGCCATTTGAACTTTCAACTTTACATTGTTTTCGCGGGGCGAGCTGCGGGGTTTATTAACGCGGCTGCTGAGTGATGGAAGGGTCCCAAGGCTCAGGAAGGGCACCAAGCCCCACCCTTCAGATATATGTAGActgtggtgtgtgtgtctgtgtgtgtgtgaagtgtgtgtgagGACGACGATGTGCTGCGATCTGCTGCTGGACGCGCTGGTTCTGTTCCTGAGCACAGAGAGAGACGACTTCAGGAACATCTCTGTCTCGTCTTCAGGTTTTCCTCTAACACACAAATTATCGCCGTGTTTGTTCTTCCCTTCAACGCATTACCGTTTCATTGTGTGTGACGATGGTTTAAAGGTTAtgtataaactttattttagggTCTTTCTAAAAGCGGAACTTCAGTTCACATTTCCTGACATAAATAGTGAATGGTGAATGAACCGTCCTCTAATAGCTCAGCGTCTGTCAGGATGGGATTGGCAAAAGGAGATGAGGAAACGGGCCGATTGCAGCGGCCCAGATGGCCATCTGCCTGAGATTAAAGAATAGATTTGTCTCTGAAAAGTAATTTAGAAGACGACTGTAATCCAGGTCTGATGCCAGCCGGCCGAGTAAAGCGACATTATTTATGGGATAAGTAGAGTGGTGCTGTAGAGCAACGAGCCCTCTGCACTTTCCCGCAGATTGTTGGATATTTTTAGCCTCCTGAATCCAAAATAACCCGGTCCGGTTCAAGGCGAGAGTAAATTCCTCCTTCAACCTTCACATTTTCTCAAGTTTCAAGCAAAAACATCACAGAGTTTTATTTGGACTTTCTTTGATAGATGGACACAAAGAGCTGCCTGAAGGAAAATCATGgtttaaaagtgtttaaaagaggaaatatctgaaaagtttggTGTGCAGTTGTATGAACCCACTTTACcctgacacccctaaataatCTCCAGTTGCTCTCAGAAGTTGGGTCTACTGGTGATGACTGCatcatttctctctttattGCTCATTTGCATAAGCAAACATTGAACATTATAACATTTTCAGCCTTAGCTCATCCGTTTCAAATCTTCAGGTAAATGAATTTCACATATTAATGATTTTCACAGACAAATAAGGTTTCATGAAAATGTACCTTACAGTTCCTGGATGAACTTTCAGGTCTGAGGGAAAGATGagctttcattaaaaataagggaaagtttttcatttttagtgaAAACCTGCAGGTTTTCTGTCCAAAGCGTTAATATTTGGGTTTGATGTTGTTTGGTGATTGTTGCCGTCGCCCAATAGCTTCAGTGGAGCAACATTCTTTAATTTCTCTGAatgttttaaggttttattttgcaactctGCTCACTAATTTCATGtatgtttggttgtttttttttatatttgaaatgagAATCGAGAACAAAACCAGAACACTAGACTTCTGAAACTGGCTCAATGTGTTGACCTTTGACTTTCAattgaaaaatatatcaaattatTCACGTTCACTGACTACTACTGCAGGCCAAACATTTCGGAATTGTATTTGTGAGAAGAAAAATTCAAGGAAATTTCCTTAAAGTTTGAAGGAGTATGAATTATGCACCACCTGCCCCAGGCGTCTTAGTGCCCCTCTCCCAGTTGCCCCAGCTCAACACAAACAGCCCAGGGATTAAATCCTGCATGTCAGGATCTTCATGAAAATATCCAACGTTTGGAAAAGTTGTCACCCTTCTGACCTCAGATCTGAGGAGTTTAATACAAACTGAACATCTGTCCAGCCGAATGGCTCAAACACAGACGTGATTCATGGTGGAACTAATAATACTCTCAGCACTGCACTGAAATGATTCTAATGTAGAAAAGTTTGAATGTAactccagcagccattttgtttccctcattttaaagtttaaaggtttttcaTGGTCTAACTACTGAAATGCTGTTTAATAAATGATTTGTAGTTAATAGCTCTGGTTCAGTGATTGAAAGCTGCCTCTGCTCTGCACTGCCTGTTTCAAATGCTGCACTGCTCCATGTTCATTATAATGTGTTTCTCTTCCTGTGCAACCAGGAAAGGGaatctgtttcctgttttgtttactCTGAGTAACTTTGCTCTGTTTCTCACATTGTGTCTGATTTGGTGAAACTTTAGTACTTGAAAGTGTGAGCTGTTTTTTCTCAGGTTGTGTGGAAGTCCATCAgacgtgtttttgtttgtgcacTATGCTGTTCACGTGTTTTCCTTCAGACTcgttttctttcattcatccttgcatttctgtttggtatggaggttttatttttctcaccaTGTTTTGATGACTGAATCGGTGGAGGGCTGCAGTCATGACACCGAGTTTTATTTCAGCTGGTCCTCTGACATTTTACTTGAACTTGTTGATGTGATTTTTGTTGGATTCCCTGACGttgtcctccatgtttcctgTTCGTCTTGCACTGGTTCCGCCCACACGCCTTTTTGGGAGTTTTGGCTTCAACTGTGTGATGAGCTGTCTGAAACTGCCTCTAATATCATATACTGAATAAAACACTTTATGATGCCGCAGTATGCTAAgtcatgtgtgtttgtttcttgtgtttgctgtaaatgtttgatgttttattaGTATGGATTAAATAATCCACAGATTCAAAGTGCCCACTAAAACAAGTACAGAGAAAGGAAACTGTCCAATCTTAGTTTGGTGATTCATAATGACACTAATTGAAGATTTGAGGAGAAAATAAGAGTAAGCACATTCATCTGTAATATGAACTTGCTGTTTCAAAGCGTTGCCACGTTTGCATTTATCCATGCTTAATGTTTAACTGTTTCCCAGCAGTCCAAATGGGTCTTTAAGGAAGTTCTGCATTTATAACCCACTTCTAAATAAAACCTCTGAGTCTTATCTGTTTAATATCTGAGCAAACTGGAAAAACCCAGAGTTCAGGctttcctcctccagcttccTGGCAAAGATTTACCCTCAGGGGTCAAAGGTTGATGGAGGAGGAAATCtgatcatttgttttcatggttaaaaagtcagattattattttttttttttttttttttacaaaatatcacTTTAAACACGTCTTTCCATATTGAAACAGTGGACACAGACAAGCTTCACTTTTAATTGTAGTTTTGTAAACAAAGATGTATCAAAAGTCACAATCAGTCACATTATACACATTTGTCATTGGCACATGTGGATCCCATCCAAAAGTTCACATTTCCACACTGGCTCAGTAAATGTGCTGAGCCGTTTGGCCTGGACTTCAGGGTTCTACATCGGTaccaaacagaaccagtcaGATGTTCTTATCTCAGAATGCAAGCTCTGGTCAAAGTGCAAATGTGTCAAAGTTTTATCTACTCCTTGGCGATGCAGCCATTTTAAAAGGGAAATGTTGACAGAAATGGAGCTGTAAAGTCTGAGTGAATCAGTGAAAAGCCCTTCAGTCATCACTGCAGGGGAACCAGGTCCGGTCCCAGCTACAGCATCAGAGGCAGCAGACACtaattacccagaatgcaacTCTTCAAAAGAACGTGTCATGGTGAAGTTCTGTAAGTTGAGCTGCTCATCCTTTCAGGCCGGACCTGCTTATCGACGGGCCAATGGTCGTGGTGGTGGTTGCCGTGGTGCTGATGTGGAGTCCGTTTCTCATGCAGCGCATGTTTCCGGTGGTGAACACACACTGCAGAGGCCACAGCACCACTATGACCAGCAGCACCATGAGCACCACGAACAGCACCATCCTCTTCCAGTCTGCCAGTCGGCCCATCAGACCCGAGCTCCGGCGCCTGGTCTGGACCGGAGCGTCCGCTGACTTACTGGCCCCGATGTCGATGCAGATGCAGAAGGCCGTGGGGCTGTCAGGCGCTCCGGATAGGGCGTCCTGTCTGGAGGTCTTGTAGCACAGCTTCTCCCCCTCCAGCCACACGggctcctcctgctgctggtggCTGGGCAGTTTGCAGAGGACCTCCCGGCTGGTGGCCAGGGCGGGGGGGCCGTCTTCTGGCAGCATAGTGGGATGGCGGCAGAAGGGGCAAGAGAGGCGTGTGCTGCCAGCGCCCTCGTCCTGATCGGTCAGGGAGACGGCCATGAGGCGGGACAGGCACTCCAGGCAAAAGGTGTGGGTGCACTCCAGCAGCTTGGGTGTTTTGAAGACGTTGTCGTAGGTGTTGTAGCAGATGGAGCACTCCGGCTGGCTGGCCACCGATATCTTCTTCTGCAGCTCACCTGGAACTTCATGCCCAAGAATCTGCATGTGCCAGATCTGTGGAATGTTTTCTCCCATCTTGCAAGATGTAAAGATTCCTCTCTTTGTCAAAGTCGTCTCTTTGACACTTTGGTCTTTATTGCTCTGTGAATTCTCtctttatttaaagagacaatAAAGAGGAGAGATTTGTTATattgtaaaatctgtttttcatccaAGTCAACCAAAGCAGATTTTATACAAGCTACAGCTGTTTGAACCCTGAGCTATTTTTACCTTCCCCTCTCAGTGCACACACATACTATGAAGCTGATCGGATTTTGCTCTGCAAGGTCAGTAATTCAGTCAGGATGAGGCGAATCGGGTCAAACGTGATGAGTAATGTCAATTTACTCGGTCATCAGGCAAAAACCAAcagtaaaaacagcaaagagtAAAAACGTGAGTCAACATTTGCTCTGCTCAGGTACAGCATAGGCTTTAACTAGGACACAGTAAAATTGGAATGATGTGGTGAAATGAGGCCATTTTGGTAATAATGGGAGCAGCAGAcatttgaaccagatgaagtTAACGGATTGACTTATGAGGCAGAACAACCAGGAGAGAATTACAGTAATCAATTTGAGAAATAACCAGAATATTTACTAGAATGGAAGCAGAGAGCAGGGAGAGGGACGGACAAAGTCGGTAAATATTACAGAAGTGGAAGTGTGCAGACCAAATAATACTATTAATGTGAGAGTGAAAAGAGAGAGTACTGTTAAGAATGACACCCAGTGCCTGGATAGACCAGAGAACTGTGAGGGAAAAGTTGTTGACTTTAGATTTAGTGCCAATGAGTAAAAACTCGGTTTTTATCACTGTTTAGTTTAGGGAAGTTTGAGGCAAAccaggattttatttcatttaaacaggaagtgagggaGGGAAGAATAAAAGAGTGGATAAAAAGAGCTGGGTGTAGTCGGCACAACAGTGGAAGTGGATATTTAATTTACGGGGCAGAAGGTAGATGATGAAAAGGTCCAAAGGAAATGTTCTAGGTCCaaggtttagtttagtttagtttagtttggatCCATGTTTAGATGCTACTCCATATTACAGTAATTGCATCAATAAAAGACTTtgtagaaatgaaataaaaaataaaaacacatggaaattaACTCGGCAGGATACATGTAATTTCAGGTTAAACACATAATTAACTGGTGTAATATATAGTCCACAACCAGGATTTACATTGTTTACtatttactaaaatattgttttaaaattctcATCGAACAACAGTTCTTTCCTGTAAACTGGATCTCTTTTTAATAGCATGCATAAATAGCATAAAATAAGTTGTATTTTGGCTagataatatattttgaaatatatattataCTAGAACATTCTAGtataaacaatatttctgaAAGACACAATAGTGAGTAACTTAATctatatttaacagaaaaccaTTCTGACACGCATTTATCTGACACTTTTAGAAAAGTGAATTAGAATCTGATATGTTCTGTTTTGGATGATTTGaagattattaataaaaaataatgttttgtttagtaagTTCACTAAGCCCACTAGACCAGGGAATTCACATGAATTCACATAGGCAGGGAATTCACATGAGTCAGAGTTAAGGTTTGGGTTATGTTTCTTACAGCATCTGAAGTACTTCATCTGACAATCACCCTCTATGATGCTGCAGCATCTGTGAATAATGTGTTTTCCCATGAAAAATAATGGCAGCAGTTTGACAGAGGCACAAGCAGAGGGCGCTGGTTACACCGTCATATAGGTCATGAACCTTTTCATGCTACATTCACAAACTTTCAcgtattttattaagattttatattttagaccaacagaaagtagaGCGTCatgaaaatgatcagaaaaatTATCACTGCATTCAAGatcaacaaaacattatttttattgcattaatttttagttctttatattaaataaaatccagttccaccaactgccttcagaagttaCCTAATAGGTAAAAATGTGTAGTTTAAGCTGAGTTttaatgcagctgttctgtttgTCCTGAACTGCTCTGTTCTGAAGAGCCCAAACATCACACACAtcacggggtgtgtgtgtgagggtgggtgtgtgtgtgtgaacatcGCAGGAACACAGGTGTTCTTGTGGCGCTGCCCTCAGGCCTGGTCCTGCTCGGCTCTCCCAGGCACAGAGGCTCCGCTTGTTCTCCAGCTAACGGCTCCGTCTGCCCTTGACATTCCTGCTGCTCTCCCTCTTTATTCCTGAAGCTGGTCGTGCTTCTCAGGGATTAggacagatttttctgtgtaatTGTAATGACATCTCATCAGATTCTCTGAAGTTCAGTTCTAAGGTGGGGTCTCTTTTCCTGTGGTAAATGATGAAGCAAAATCTGTTTCCTGAATAATATTTAACTTATTAagttaagtaaatgtaattaacggttctataaataaatgagaTTGTACCACTGCAAATGGATTTGGACTGAAactaagaaaatatttctaGCTTCAGGAACCTTCAAGTTCCTTAACATgaaatattgtatatttttcattataCAATATTGTGGCTTTTTAAACACCCACTAACAGATTTCTGCTGCTAATATTATGTGCTATCTAATCACATTTCTACGtatattttttacacacaaaatatttaaatatatcttAGTTGTAATAGGTGAGTTTGTGTGACatgtaaacagatttaaaaacccACCATTAATACCTTTAATTAAAATCTACAGTGCTGGCCTCAGCTTTTAGCCCTTAGCTCAATGTGACCTGACAGTAACTTAGTAACCACATCACCCACTTTGTTAAAGGTTTACACTTTTTTATCTTGTGGTCAGTGAAGAGgaacacaacagaaataaattccCTGTTTGTAAATAGTTTCAACATCTGAAACTTTAGAAAACTGAAGAATGGTGAGTCTGATCCAAGATTTGGTTAAATAGGGAATAATTGtctcaaagaaacattttgcattaaaagtaatGTTTCTCTGTCCTCCCTCAGCATGGATGTCCAAAACAGCcagaacaaaaaatgaattattttatataatcatttgtttttcattattttatgtatgCCATGCTGTATCCCATCAGGAATTATTTCTCAGTCTCAGCTGGAATGAGCCTCAATGACAGTTTGGTTAATTTTTTGGTCCACTGCCAAAGAactatgaaataattttaaaaaataaaatacttgttctcaaaatgtaatttatgattttccattttatttcttaagttaaaagaataataaatgaataaatattgttaaatatttctgatttcatCTATTTTTATCCGGTTTGAATTAAAAACGATTGCTTTATTTGGAACCTCAACATTATTTTAGGCATTTTAGATAAAATGTCTCGGTGTGGTTTGAATGTCTTTTTACACAACAAACAGTTTGATGTAAAAACCCCAATCAGGTTGTGATCTTAACTGTTTAAAAGAATCTGGAGTTGCTGCTAAAAATGCCTCCCAGACTGATAAAACATTAACTGAGTTTCTGCTCAATCCAAAACATAAACTTCAAACTCTGGGTGGGTTTCTCTGCTGCTGGCTCCGTTCACTCATCTGTTTTTCCTCCCTGTCCCACTGACCTGTTTGAAAACCAATCCCAGCTTAGTTGGATGCCAGTCaaggttgttttatttgtttgtttttttagcaagcCTCATTCAGACTTCTGCAACTTCTTTGTGTTTGCTCCAACTGCCTGTTTCTGTATATCCTGTAAATTCAACTGTCATGCTCAATGCAGCACTACCTGTTCTCAGTTTGCACAGCAAATGAAACCTGATCTACCTGACGTCTTCAGAGTGAGGGGGTGGACCCGTTCAGATGCAGAGAGCTGAATGTCAGGTGGGTTGTGGCAGAAGCAGATGGGAGCGAGTGTAAACAAGAAAGACAATGCGGGCGAACAAACGCAGAGACACCAGAGTCCAACATGCAGACCATGAGTCTGCTATGAGGGCTCAGAGTTCATTCTGTTTGATAATTCAGCTATAAAAGTCAAGAACACTCAGTATTGATAAGgtgcttaaaaacaaactaactcATTGCGAGTTAACACAGCATAAGGAGTGTTCCTCCTGAGTcaatgtcataaaaacaaaagatttagaTCTGCAGAAGTCCAGTTTACCTGTTAGAGGATGAAGATCCCCTGTTGATCCGTCACCCAGCCTGGCTCAGCTCACTTCCACTCCACATGGGAACAGTTTATGGACTGGATTCAGAAACCTCTGCTCAGGTTGCTCCTACTGGTGTGATGTTGTTCTGCGGTTCTGTCTGAGCAAGACAGCGGGCGTTCAGTGCTGGAGGCTGATCCTCCTTCCTCCTCAGTCTGTTGGCCGTTACCACCTGCCCTGTTCTGTCAGCTCCCTTTTTAGCCCTCTATGCAAATGGAAAGACTTGGCCTTGGGGTGGCGCCTgcagtggaggaggaggagaaggaagaggagttAGGACTAAGTAGAGCTGTACTGATTTCCCTCCACTAAACACTCCTCCCATGTTTATACTGTTATAGTTCCACCTTTCATCCATACTGGAATAACTCAGTACAACCCTGGAGAAAATAGAAATCCTTCAGGTGtcagctacatttattttagacagAACCAGATCCAAACCAGATCCAAGCCAGATCAGAACCGATGGCCATTCACACCCAAACTCACCAGATTCTCAGAATGTGGCAAAGTCAAACTTTTATTGGAGCCAAGTTAAAGACGTTCCCAGTGATGGATATTTTATATCAtcataaaatgataaaacaaggGTGGGTTATAAATATGGATTTACACAACGGAATTTCATAAActacaaaagttttaaaaagtggcatgttaaaaaaagaagctaattcctctttgtttttgtttgagctgATGACATCATGAGAGGCACAAGGACAGAGCCAATCAGTTGGCTGCAGTAGCAGTAGCAGGTTTtcacacatttcaaaataaattaaataaattaatggtACAGTAGCAGCCAGTTTAAATCTTTAGGCACCAGTCTAACTTTACCAGTTAGCTTAAGAAGCTAACACTAACTTCTTTTACAAAAGAGCCAACTGGAGAATAAACTGAATGCTTTTAATGATGATCAATCTctttaaagaataatttattcttcttttgGTTTGGTAACCTCCTcctggtaaataaaaaaaaggtttaggaGAAAAGTTAAGGTCCTTAATGTGGCTTTAAGAGACTTAACTCAAGGCGTGAAGGCGAACAAAAGGTCACAAAGAAGCAAGATTCATCTGAAAGCCCCTGAGATCAGACAACAACCAGGTTCACTGACCTCCAAAGAGCAAAATAAACCAGAACCTATTTATTTCATTCCTTCAGCTGTTGGGTTTTTGAATTGCGCTGTTTGAGTCCTGACATTCCTCTGTATTGTTGTGGTATGAATTTTGTCGACTTTACTCCAATGAGTTGCTCTAAAGTAAATCAAACCAGACCAAAAGAGTTGCAATGGTTTGGGAGTTTGAGCCAGAGGTGCCTGTTTCCTGGCAGTTTTTAGAAACGTCTCTGTTTTATTGTAACCAAATGTTGCTTTCTGAATTACAGTTCAAACTTTCTGCTTCACACACGGAAACAGATTTGAAGCAGCAATTTGTATGAGcctgactaaataaaaataccaaaacagtCAAATAAGTAGAGCCATGTGATGCCAGCTTGCTTTAGTAGagtagatttatattttttaaatataattttactcgCCAAACAGAGCAGAATTTATCCATGATATTCTGTAGGGAACCAGGTCCAAACTGAGGATCAGTGACTGTCTGGCTACCAGctgtttttgttacatttcgTCACAGTGAAACTTTTTTCAAGTTCATTATGGCTGAAAATCAatactgattgattgattattgattagttttttgctttaaatgtctgaaatactGGTAGTGTGACCTTCcatgttttatccacagttttctctccagccttttgtttcttaatttttaagcagttatgaatCATGGTggtgaaacatgaaactgctgcaAGTTGTTGCTGCCAACCTAGCTTAGGTTGAGACCTAAGCACCTAGTGAAAGGTTGAGTGGATAatgcctttcctctgcctacatcccagaatgctgtgaggttctggatcagagttcagtgaatattctgaACTCTaacagatgctgctgctgaacTGTCTTCACACAGGAGCTGTGACAGCGACCACCTGATTCCTTCACTGTTTCTGACCACAGCTAGCCTCACTGAGAGGCGACTCTCAGTGAGGCTGCTTTTTGAGTCAGCATCCCGTAAGAATGATTAGAAagtattttggaaataaaagcagcacCACAGTCAggttatcaaataaatgtgtttgtcttttatgttttaatttaatttaattttgggtCCATGCTAGTGACTAATGCCTGTGTAGGGATAGCATGTCCGTTCAGTAACAGCTGCCTAACCGGCCTGGTTATTTAGTAACCcgaacacaaatactgctcacCTGAGCACAGTCATTTATTGGCCGTTCTGTTGTGCACACTCAGACTGGGAAGGACTGAGAAATGGGACTAAACGATAAGTGGTCTTATTCCGCTTCCTTGAATGCCCGacaataaaacatatcaaaGTTTAAGTAGGTGAGTTTCTGAAGCGGAGCGTTATCTTTTtgggccgggccgggccggaGCACGTGAAGCTGTGGCCATAAAACGACCCAATGTTTACTGTCTTCTTACTTGAACTGACAGAAAGATGATAGTTTCAGGGCACAAAGGGGAAAGTccaggaaaataataaacacaatgaGTCTCACACAGTGAGTCCCAACACA
It encodes the following:
- the rnf223 gene encoding RING finger protein 223 produces the protein MGENIPQIWHMQILGHEVPGELQKKISVASQPECSICYNTYDNVFKTPKLLECTHTFCLECLSRLMAVSLTDQDEGAGSTRLSCPFCRHPTMLPEDGPPALATSREVLCKLPSHQQQEEPVWLEGEKLCYKTSRQDALSGAPDSPTAFCICIDIGASKSADAPVQTRRRSSGLMGRLADWKRMVLFVVLMVLLVIVVLWPLQCVFTTGNMRCMRNGLHISTTATTTTTIGPSISRSGLKG